A window of the Pseudomonas fluorescens genome harbors these coding sequences:
- a CDS encoding amidohydrolase family protein codes for MKRIGLKASCVVGFDGTQHVLWRDGEVVFAGSRIEFVGRGYQGPVDQWIDYGNALIGPGFIDLDALGDLDSTVLTLDNGDERVMGRMWSAEYLATGPRESFSPEEEVFKYRYAFTQLIRNGITTAMPITSMYYREWAETYDEFAAVADVAGELGLRTYLGPCYMSGMSYWRADGTLAHHWDEARGLAGLDAAERFFKDFDGAHAGLIRGALLPDRIQTCTPALLQRTSALSRELNAPMRLHCCQALGEMAMVEQLHGTSPLGWLQQLDLLTPRSLLPHGIYTSGDDDLQRVIDGGASLVHCPLVFARDGEALNSFGRYRAKGINFALGTDTWPADLLANMRHGLNIARLMEGGSALTSSLDLYNAATLGGAKALGRDDLGRLAAGATADITVFNLRGLHLGPLFDPLKNLLLAGRGDDCIASFIDGRCVMHDGQVNGVDYPTLQRQAQRQYEKLMRSHSDRAFGRPDWKTLFQPAIPFADDYSAEAPLSAIDPLL; via the coding sequence GTGAAACGGATCGGCCTGAAGGCCAGTTGCGTGGTCGGTTTCGACGGCACGCAACATGTGCTGTGGCGCGACGGCGAAGTGGTATTCGCCGGCTCGCGCATCGAGTTTGTCGGGCGCGGTTACCAAGGGCCGGTGGATCAGTGGATCGACTACGGCAATGCGCTGATCGGCCCCGGTTTCATCGACCTGGATGCCCTCGGCGATCTCGATTCCACGGTGCTGACCCTGGACAACGGCGATGAACGCGTCATGGGCCGGATGTGGTCGGCGGAGTATCTGGCGACCGGCCCGCGTGAGTCGTTCAGCCCCGAAGAAGAAGTCTTCAAATACCGCTACGCCTTCACCCAGTTGATCCGCAACGGCATCACCACGGCGATGCCGATCACCTCGATGTATTACCGCGAATGGGCGGAGACCTACGACGAGTTCGCAGCGGTCGCCGATGTGGCGGGCGAACTGGGGCTGCGCACGTATCTCGGCCCCTGCTACATGAGCGGCATGAGTTACTGGCGCGCCGACGGCACCCTCGCCCATCACTGGGATGAGGCGCGGGGGCTGGCCGGACTGGACGCGGCGGAACGGTTTTTCAAGGATTTCGATGGCGCACACGCCGGGTTGATTCGTGGCGCGCTGCTGCCGGATCGCATCCAGACCTGCACCCCGGCGCTGCTTCAGCGCACGTCCGCATTGAGTCGCGAGCTGAACGCGCCGATGCGCCTGCATTGCTGTCAGGCGCTGGGTGAAATGGCGATGGTCGAACAGTTGCACGGCACCTCGCCGCTGGGCTGGTTGCAGCAACTCGACCTGCTCACCCCGCGCAGTCTGTTGCCCCACGGCATCTACACCTCCGGCGATGACGATCTGCAACGAGTCATCGACGGCGGCGCCAGTCTAGTGCACTGCCCGCTGGTGTTCGCCCGCGATGGCGAGGCGCTGAATTCGTTTGGCCGTTATCGCGCCAAGGGCATCAACTTCGCCCTCGGCACCGACACCTGGCCGGCGGACTTGCTGGCAAACATGCGCCACGGTTTGAACATCGCCCGCTTGATGGAGGGCGGCTCGGCACTGACCAGCAGCCTCGATCTGTACAACGCCGCGACTCTCGGCGGCGCCAAGGCGTTGGGCCGCGACGACCTCGGTCGCCTGGCCGCCGGCGCCACAGCGGATATCACCGTGTTCAACCTGCGCGGCCTGCATCTGGGCCCGCTGTTCGATCCACTGAAAAACCTGCTGCTGGCCGGGCGCGGCGACGACTGCATCGCCAGTTTCATCGACGGTCGCTGCGTGATGCACGACGGTCAGGTCAACGGAGTCGACTACCCCACTCTGCAACGCCAGGCCCAACGCCAATACGAAAAACTGATGCGCAGCCACAGCGACCGGGCCTTTGGCCGACCGGACTGGAAAACCCTGTTCCAGCCGGCCATTCCGTTCGCCGACGACTACAGCGCCGAGGCGCCGTTGAGCGCCATCGATCCACTTCTTTAG
- a CDS encoding flavin reductase family protein, whose translation MHSFDFSQLSPREKYKILIGSVVPRPIALVTTIDGEGRVNAAPFSFFNALSADPPILALGVENYGDQSPKDTTRNIQMNQEFTVNIVSDALVEAMNVCAVPFAPGFDELTAAGLTAIPGTSVKCPRIGEAPVALECRRMMALNIGQSREIIFGEVLMAHVRDELIDPKTLYIDQLGLDAIGRMGGHGYARTRDYFDLPTRSLQAWTEAPGGGERFWPAAK comes from the coding sequence ATGCACAGCTTCGATTTCAGCCAACTGAGCCCACGGGAAAAGTACAAGATTCTGATCGGCAGCGTGGTGCCGCGCCCGATTGCCCTCGTCACCACCATCGACGGCGAAGGCCGAGTCAACGCGGCGCCATTCAGCTTCTTCAACGCGCTGTCGGCGGACCCGCCCATTCTCGCGCTGGGCGTCGAGAACTATGGCGACCAGAGCCCGAAGGACACCACGCGCAATATCCAGATGAATCAGGAATTCACCGTCAACATTGTCAGCGATGCACTGGTGGAAGCCATGAACGTCTGCGCCGTGCCGTTCGCGCCGGGCTTCGATGAGTTGACCGCAGCAGGCCTGACAGCGATTCCCGGCACCTCGGTCAAATGCCCGCGAATCGGCGAGGCACCGGTGGCGCTGGAATGCCGACGGATGATGGCGCTGAACATCGGTCAGTCGCGGGAGATCATTTTTGGCGAGGTGTTGATGGCGCACGTGCGCGATGAGTTGATCGACCCGAAAACCCTGTACATCGATCAATTGGGGCTGGATGCGATCGGGCGTATGGGCGGGCATGGTTATGCGCGGACCCGGGATTACTTCGACCTGCCGACCCGCTCGTTGCAAGCGTGGACGGAAGCGCCGGGGGGTGGCGAGCGGTTTTGGCCCGCAGCTAAATAA
- a CDS encoding DUF799 domain-containing protein has protein sequence MISRALRLLAAGLALTVLGGCVAPKTVDYSAYKQARPKSILVLPPLNTSPDVKASYSLLSQVTFPLAEAGYYVLPITLVDETFRQNGLTTPDDIHAAPINKLQEIFGADAALYITVSEYGTRYMVISSETAVTASARLVDLKTGVTLWTGAARASSEEGNNSNAGGLIGMLITAAVKQIINSSTDAGYPIAGMTSNRLLSAGHPAGLLYGPRSPKYGTD, from the coding sequence ATGATCTCGCGTGCCTTGAGACTGCTGGCCGCAGGCCTGGCGTTGACCGTTCTCGGCGGCTGCGTCGCGCCGAAGACCGTGGACTATTCGGCGTACAAGCAAGCGCGGCCGAAATCCATTCTGGTGCTGCCCCCGCTGAACACCTCGCCGGACGTCAAGGCGTCCTACAGCCTGCTGTCGCAAGTGACGTTCCCGCTGGCTGAAGCCGGCTACTACGTGCTGCCGATCACCCTGGTCGACGAGACGTTCCGCCAGAACGGCCTGACCACACCGGATGACATCCATGCGGCGCCGATCAACAAGCTGCAGGAAATCTTCGGTGCCGACGCGGCGCTGTACATCACCGTCAGCGAGTACGGCACGCGCTACATGGTGATCAGCAGTGAAACTGCCGTCACCGCGAGCGCCAGACTGGTTGACCTGAAAACCGGCGTCACCCTGTGGACCGGTGCGGCCCGGGCGTCGAGCGAGGAGGGCAACAACAGCAATGCCGGCGGGCTGATCGGCATGCTGATCACCGCAGCGGTGAAACAGATCATCAACAGCTCCACCGATGCCGGTTACCCGATTGCCGGTATGACCAGCAATCGACTGCTGTCGGCCGGTCATCCGGCAGGCCTGCTGTACGGTCCACGGTCGCCGAAGTACGGCACGGACTGA
- a CDS encoding DUF4810 domain-containing protein: MNLSLSRSLMALTAGALLAGCSSPQTLYQWEGYQPQVYEYFKSETPKEAQAEALEADLQKIRASGKPVPPGYHAHLGLLYLSMGKDDQMVQQLRTEKTLFPESGTYMDFLLKNAKTGDAQ, encoded by the coding sequence ATGAATCTGTCCCTGTCCCGGTCGCTGATGGCCCTGACTGCTGGCGCCTTGCTGGCCGGTTGCAGCAGCCCGCAGACCCTGTATCAGTGGGAAGGCTACCAGCCACAAGTCTACGAATACTTCAAAAGCGAAACGCCGAAAGAGGCTCAGGCCGAAGCGCTGGAAGCCGATCTGCAAAAGATCCGCGCCAGTGGCAAGCCGGTACCGCCGGGTTACCACGCGCATCTCGGTCTGCTGTACCTGAGCATGGGCAAGGATGATCAGATGGTGCAGCAATTGCGCACCGAGAAGACCTTGTTCCCCGAGTCCGGCACGTACATGGACTTCTTGCTCAAGAACGCCAAGACCGGGGATGCCCAATGA
- a CDS encoding CsgG/HfaB family protein: MISRMLVSGIAIAVLGTLAGSLSGCATESSRALPVAKVESASQAWSGVRIPMAVGKFDNRSSYMRGIFSDGVDRLGGQAKTILITHLQQTNRFSVLDRDNMGEIQQEAAIKGQAQRLKGADYVVTGDVTEFGRKETGDHQLFGILGRGKTQVAYAKVNLNIVNISTSEVVYSTQGAGEYALSNREIIGFGGTAAYDSTLNGKVLDLAMREAINRLVDGMNAGAWKPGN, encoded by the coding sequence ATGATCTCCCGGATGTTGGTCTCGGGCATTGCGATTGCCGTCCTCGGCACCCTGGCCGGCTCGCTTTCCGGTTGCGCCACCGAAAGCTCCCGCGCATTGCCGGTGGCCAAGGTGGAAAGCGCCTCCCAGGCCTGGTCCGGTGTCCGTATTCCGATGGCCGTGGGCAAGTTCGACAACCGTTCGAGCTACATGCGCGGGATCTTCTCCGACGGCGTCGACCGTCTCGGTGGCCAGGCCAAGACCATCCTGATCACCCACTTGCAGCAGACCAACCGTTTCTCGGTGCTTGATCGCGACAACATGGGCGAGATCCAGCAGGAAGCGGCGATCAAGGGCCAGGCCCAGCGTCTGAAAGGTGCCGATTACGTGGTCACCGGTGACGTCACCGAGTTCGGCCGCAAAGAGACCGGCGATCATCAACTGTTCGGCATTCTTGGCCGTGGCAAGACCCAGGTCGCCTACGCCAAGGTCAACCTGAACATCGTCAACATCAGCACCTCCGAAGTGGTGTATTCGACTCAGGGCGCCGGCGAATACGCCTTGTCCAACCGCGAAATCATCGGCTTCGGCGGCACCGCTGCCTACGACTCCACCCTCAACGGCAAAGTCCTCGATCTGGCCATGCGCGAGGCGATCAATCGCCTGGTCGATGGCATGAACGCCGGCGCCTGGAAACCGGGCAACTGA
- a CDS encoding error-prone DNA polymerase — translation MAAGLVRVNQGYAELHCLSNFSFQRGASSALELFQRAKKHGYQALAITDECTLAGIVRAWQAAKSVELPLIIGSEIRIENGPKLVLLVETIEGYQALCGLITQARRRTQKGQYQVLREDFSEPLPGLLVLWVPDSVDEVEEGLRLKQTFGERLWLAVQLHRGQNDQQRLAALLSLADELQIPSVASGDVHMHARGRRALQDTMTAIRHHVPVAEAGLRLHPNGERHLRSLDVLRELYPQTLLDESVSLARRCTFDLGQLRYQYPKELVPEEHDASSWLRHLTEQGIAWRWPKGAQSKVLKQIDDELELIAELGYESYFLTVHDVVRFAREQKILCQGRGSAANSAVCFALGITEIDPDRTTLLFERFMSRERNEPPDIDVDFEHERREEVLQYVFRRYGRRRAALTAVVSTYHAAGAIRDVAKALGLPPDQINALADCCGHWSDETPPVERLREGGFDPESPLLHRVLSLTGQLIGFPRHLSQHPGGFVISEQPLDTLVPVENAAMADRTIIQWDKDDLDAVGLLKVDILALGMLSAIRRCFDLLRRHRHQDLSLATIPPEDRPTYDMISRADTIGVFQIESRAQMSMLPRLRPQTFYDLVIEVAIVRPGPIQGGMVHPYLRRRNKEEKETYPSPELEVVLKRTLGVPLFQEQVMQIAIVAADYSPGEADQLRRSMAAWKRHGGLEPHKERLAVGMKKNGYSPEFAAQIFEQIKGFGSYGFPESHAASFALLTYASCWLKCHEPAAFACALINSWPMGFYSPDQILQDARRHHLQIRPVDVRASDWDCSLEPIAGEQPAIRMGLRMIKGFREEDARSIESARARGAFADVADLGDRAGLDSRAQALLADAGALRGLAGHRHRARWEVAGVQKQLGLFAGLPSQEEPDVALPTPSVSEDLFTDYATLGTTLGPHPLTLLRDELRSRRCRSSRELLEVEHGRPVSVAGLVTGRQRPGTASGVTFVTLEDEFGNVNVVVWRDLAERQRQVLVGSQLLKVDGRWEREGEVRHLIAGRLSDLSPLLNGIRVQSRDFH, via the coding sequence GTGGCTGCAGGGCTGGTTCGCGTGAATCAGGGTTATGCCGAGCTGCACTGCCTGTCGAACTTCAGTTTTCAGCGCGGCGCGTCCAGTGCGCTGGAGCTGTTTCAGCGTGCAAAAAAGCACGGCTATCAGGCGCTGGCGATCACCGATGAATGCACCCTCGCCGGGATCGTCCGAGCCTGGCAGGCGGCCAAGTCCGTGGAGCTGCCGCTGATCATCGGCAGCGAAATCCGCATCGAGAACGGCCCGAAACTGGTGTTGCTGGTAGAAACCATCGAGGGTTATCAGGCGTTGTGCGGCTTGATCACCCAGGCTCGACGGCGTACCCAAAAAGGCCAGTATCAAGTGCTGCGCGAGGACTTCAGCGAACCATTGCCGGGATTGCTGGTGCTGTGGGTGCCGGATTCGGTCGATGAGGTGGAAGAGGGCCTCAGGCTGAAGCAGACCTTCGGCGAACGGCTGTGGCTGGCGGTGCAGTTGCATCGCGGACAGAACGATCAGCAACGGCTGGCCGCACTGCTGAGTCTGGCGGATGAGCTGCAAATTCCATCCGTGGCCAGCGGTGATGTGCACATGCACGCCCGTGGCCGGCGGGCCTTGCAGGACACCATGACCGCGATCCGCCATCACGTCCCGGTGGCCGAAGCCGGCTTGCGCCTGCACCCCAATGGCGAGCGGCATCTGCGCAGCCTCGATGTGTTGCGCGAGTTGTATCCGCAAACCTTGCTGGACGAGTCCGTGAGTCTGGCCCGCCGCTGCACGTTCGACCTCGGCCAGTTGCGCTATCAATACCCCAAAGAGCTGGTGCCCGAGGAACACGACGCCAGTTCCTGGCTGCGCCACCTGACCGAACAAGGCATCGCCTGGCGCTGGCCGAAAGGCGCGCAATCCAAGGTGCTCAAGCAGATCGACGATGAGCTGGAGCTGATCGCCGAACTCGGCTACGAAAGCTACTTCCTCACCGTGCACGACGTGGTGCGCTTCGCCCGTGAGCAGAAGATCCTCTGTCAGGGCCGAGGCTCGGCGGCCAACTCGGCGGTGTGTTTTGCCTTGGGCATCACCGAGATCGACCCGGATCGCACCACGCTGCTGTTCGAGCGCTTCATGTCAAGGGAGCGCAACGAGCCGCCGGACATCGACGTGGACTTCGAGCACGAACGCCGCGAAGAAGTCCTGCAATACGTGTTTCGTCGTTATGGTCGTCGTCGTGCGGCGCTGACGGCGGTGGTCAGCACCTATCACGCGGCCGGCGCGATCCGCGATGTGGCCAAGGCGCTGGGCTTGCCGCCGGACCAGATCAATGCGCTGGCCGACTGCTGCGGCCACTGGAGCGATGAAACCCCGCCCGTGGAGCGCCTGCGCGAAGGCGGTTTCGACCCCGAAAGTCCGCTGCTGCACCGGGTATTGAGCCTGACCGGGCAACTGATCGGCTTCCCCCGACACCTGTCGCAGCACCCCGGCGGTTTCGTGATTTCCGAGCAACCGCTGGACACGCTGGTGCCGGTGGAAAACGCCGCCATGGCCGACCGCACGATTATCCAGTGGGACAAGGACGACCTCGATGCCGTCGGGTTGCTCAAGGTGGATATCCTCGCCCTTGGCATGCTCAGCGCGATCCGCCGCTGTTTCGACCTGCTGCGCCGTCATCGCCATCAGGATCTGAGCCTTGCGACGATTCCGCCTGAAGATCGCCCGACCTACGACATGATCAGCCGCGCCGACACCATCGGCGTGTTCCAGATCGAGTCTCGGGCGCAGATGTCGATGCTGCCGCGCCTGCGTCCGCAAACCTTCTACGATCTGGTGATCGAGGTGGCCATCGTCCGGCCGGGGCCGATCCAGGGCGGGATGGTCCACCCGTATTTGCGTCGCCGGAACAAGGAAGAAAAGGAAACCTATCCGTCGCCGGAGCTGGAAGTGGTGCTCAAGCGCACCCTCGGCGTGCCGCTGTTTCAGGAACAGGTGATGCAGATCGCGATTGTCGCCGCCGACTACAGCCCCGGCGAGGCCGATCAGTTGCGCCGTTCCATGGCCGCGTGGAAACGCCACGGCGGACTGGAGCCGCACAAGGAACGGTTGGCCGTCGGCATGAAGAAAAACGGTTACAGCCCGGAATTCGCCGCGCAGATTTTCGAGCAGATCAAAGGCTTCGGCAGTTATGGTTTTCCCGAGTCCCACGCCGCCAGTTTTGCCTTGCTGACCTATGCCAGTTGCTGGCTCAAGTGCCACGAACCGGCGGCGTTCGCCTGTGCGCTGATCAACAGCTGGCCGATGGGTTTCTACAGCCCGGATCAGATTCTTCAGGATGCCCGCCGGCATCATTTGCAGATTCGTCCGGTGGACGTGCGCGCCAGTGACTGGGATTGCAGCCTGGAGCCGATTGCCGGCGAGCAACCGGCCATCCGCATGGGCCTGCGGATGATCAAGGGTTTTCGCGAAGAGGATGCGCGGAGCATTGAAAGCGCTCGGGCGAGGGGCGCGTTTGCCGATGTCGCCGATCTGGGCGACCGGGCCGGGCTCGACAGTCGTGCCCAGGCGCTGCTGGCGGATGCCGGAGCGCTGCGCGGCCTGGCCGGGCACCGCCATCGGGCACGCTGGGAAGTGGCCGGGGTGCAGAAACAGCTCGGGTTGTTTGCCGGGTTGCCGAGTCAGGAAGAGCCGGATGTGGCGCTGCCGACGCCCAGTGTCAGCGAAGATTTGTTCACCGATTACGCAACGCTGGGCACCACGCTGGGGCCGCACCCGCTGACGCTATTGCGCGACGAGTTGCGGTCGCGGCGCTGTCGCAGCTCCCGGGAGTTGCTGGAGGTCGAGCATGGCCGGCCGGTCAGCGTGGCGGGACTGGTGACCGGGCGCCAGCGACCGGGCACTGCCAGCGGTGTGACCTTCGTGACCCTGGAAGACGAGTTCGGCAACGTCAACGTAGTGGTCTGGCGCGATCTGGCCGAGCGTCAGCGTCAGGTGTTGGTCGGCTCGCAATTGCTCAAGGTCGATGGCCGCTGGGAGCGAGAAGGCGAAGTCCGGCATTTGATCGCCGGGCGCTTGAGTGACCTTAGTCCGCTGCTCAACGGAATTCGGGTGCAAAGCCGCGATTTCCACTGA
- a CDS encoding Y-family DNA polymerase translates to MRWVCILFPQLALDAVLRQRPDPEQPLALLSGPTQRRVLQAVNPAARALGLRPGQSMTAAQAMSKGFATVDYDAAEVEHWQQFLAAWAYRFSAQVSVHYPRTVVFEIESSLGLFGSWAQFEARLRTELTELGFRHRIVAAPNPVAARVLANAYDGLVVPDGEALRHHLGQLPVDRIGLEPSVATALSRMGLRNLHQVQNLPRQALARRFEAPMLKHLDTLFGARPLALAFYLPPDRFDVRIELNFDVQSHQALLFPLRRLTSDLAAFLCGRDSGVQRFDLHLEHAGLPDTLIKVGLLSAERDPAMLFELARGRLEQVQVEAPVRGFRLRAEDLPSFVPQFQELFDDRPQQTLPWEQLRERLRARLGDDAVQGLRFQADHRPECAWQNADDKQRCPALPGVQRPGWLLSEPQSVPEGSARILMGPERIESGWWDGDDVRRDYYLIQNRAGQQGWAYRAVGEGGPLWLQGWFA, encoded by the coding sequence ATGCGCTGGGTTTGCATTCTGTTCCCGCAATTGGCCCTCGACGCCGTGCTGCGTCAGCGCCCCGATCCCGAACAACCCTTGGCGCTGCTCAGCGGCCCGACCCAGCGCCGGGTGCTGCAAGCGGTCAACCCGGCGGCGCGGGCGCTGGGCTTGCGTCCGGGTCAGTCGATGACCGCCGCGCAGGCTATGAGCAAAGGGTTCGCCACCGTCGATTACGACGCGGCCGAGGTCGAGCACTGGCAGCAGTTTCTCGCCGCCTGGGCCTATCGTTTCAGCGCCCAGGTCAGCGTGCATTATCCGCGCACCGTGGTGTTCGAAATCGAATCGAGCCTCGGCCTGTTCGGTTCCTGGGCGCAGTTCGAGGCACGGTTGCGCACTGAACTGACGGAGCTTGGCTTTCGTCACCGCATCGTCGCCGCGCCCAACCCGGTGGCGGCGCGAGTACTGGCCAACGCCTACGACGGATTGGTGGTGCCCGATGGTGAAGCCCTGCGCCATCACCTCGGGCAATTGCCGGTCGACCGCATCGGCCTTGAACCGAGCGTGGCCACGGCGCTGTCGCGCATGGGCCTGCGCAACCTTCATCAGGTGCAGAACCTGCCGCGTCAGGCCCTGGCCCGGCGTTTCGAGGCGCCGATGCTCAAGCACCTGGACACGCTGTTCGGCGCACGGCCGCTGGCGCTGGCGTTCTACCTGCCGCCGGACCGTTTCGACGTGCGCATCGAACTCAATTTCGACGTGCAGTCCCATCAGGCGCTGCTGTTCCCCTTGCGCCGCCTGACGTCCGATCTGGCGGCGTTCTTGTGCGGACGTGACAGCGGCGTACAGCGCTTCGATCTGCATCTGGAACACGCGGGGCTGCCGGACACGCTGATCAAGGTCGGTCTGCTCAGCGCCGAGCGCGACCCGGCGATGCTCTTTGAACTGGCCCGTGGCCGACTGGAGCAGGTGCAGGTCGAAGCCCCGGTGCGCGGTTTTCGTCTGCGCGCCGAGGATCTGCCGAGTTTCGTGCCGCAGTTTCAGGAACTGTTCGACGACCGTCCGCAGCAGACCTTGCCCTGGGAGCAACTGCGCGAACGCTTGCGCGCACGGCTGGGGGATGACGCGGTGCAGGGCTTGCGCTTCCAGGCCGATCATCGCCCGGAGTGCGCGTGGCAGAACGCCGACGACAAACAGCGTTGCCCTGCATTGCCGGGCGTGCAGCGTCCGGGCTGGTTGCTGAGTGAACCGCAGTCCGTGCCCGAAGGTTCGGCGCGCATCCTCATGGGCCCGGAACGCATCGAGTCCGGCTGGTGGGACGGTGACGACGTGCGCCGCGACTATTACCTGATCCAGAACCGTGCCGGTCAGCAAGGCTGGGCGTACCGGGCAGTGGGTGAGGGCGGTCCGTTGTGGCTGCAGGGCTGGTTCGCGTGA
- the imuA gene encoding translesion DNA synthesis-associated protein ImuA gives MGAVVALDTLFNGGQVWKGRPAPPAASPQPTGHAALDAALPSGGWPEAALSEILLAGPGVGELQLVWPTLARLSAAGERIVLVAPPFVPYPQAWANAGVDLRQLSVIQASERDALWAAEQCLRSGSCGAVLCWPHKADDRALRRLQVAAETGQTLAFAWRPLSEAVNPSPAALRIAIDARPAQLRVLKCRGGLARSAPIAFAVGH, from the coding sequence ATGGGTGCCGTCGTTGCGCTGGATACGCTGTTCAATGGCGGCCAGGTCTGGAAGGGCAGGCCTGCGCCACCCGCCGCCAGCCCGCAACCCACCGGGCACGCGGCGCTGGATGCGGCCTTGCCCAGTGGCGGCTGGCCGGAAGCGGCGCTGAGCGAAATCCTCCTTGCCGGGCCCGGTGTCGGCGAACTACAACTGGTGTGGCCGACGCTGGCGCGGCTGTCGGCGGCGGGCGAGCGCATCGTGCTGGTGGCGCCGCCGTTCGTGCCGTACCCGCAGGCGTGGGCCAATGCCGGGGTCGATCTGCGGCAGTTGTCGGTGATCCAGGCCAGCGAACGCGATGCCTTGTGGGCGGCGGAACAATGCCTGCGCTCGGGCAGTTGCGGCGCGGTGCTGTGCTGGCCGCACAAGGCCGATGACCGCGCCTTGCGCCGTTTGCAGGTGGCGGCGGAAACCGGCCAGACCCTGGCGTTCGCGTGGCGGCCATTGAGCGAAGCGGTCAACCCGTCTCCCGCCGCGTTGCGCATTGCCATCGATGCCCGTCCGGCGCAATTGCGCGTGCTCAAGTGCCGGGGCGGTCTGGCGCGCAGCGCACCGATTGCCTTCGCCGTGGGGCATTGA
- the lexA gene encoding transcriptional repressor LexA, protein MYSMTTLTPRRTAILTFIRERIAEHGQPPSLAEISEAFGFASRSVARKHVLALTEAGFIEVNPHQARGIRLLGQPARPELLEVPVLGRVAAGAPIGADADLHNRLMLDPALFSRTPDYMLRVQGDSMIEDGILDGDLVGVRRNPEALNGQIVVARLDGEVTIKRFERIGDEVRLLPRNPAYQPIVVRADQDLAIEGVFCGLVRQG, encoded by the coding sequence ATGTACTCCATGACGACTCTGACTCCCCGCCGTACCGCCATCCTGACCTTTATCCGCGAACGCATCGCCGAACACGGTCAGCCCCCAAGCCTCGCTGAAATCAGCGAGGCTTTTGGTTTTGCCTCCCGCAGCGTGGCGCGCAAGCATGTGCTGGCGCTCACCGAAGCCGGGTTTATCGAGGTCAATCCGCATCAGGCCCGGGGCATTCGTTTGCTCGGGCAACCTGCGCGGCCGGAACTGCTCGAAGTGCCCGTACTCGGCCGGGTGGCTGCCGGTGCGCCCATCGGTGCCGATGCCGACCTGCACAATCGGCTGATGCTCGATCCCGCGCTGTTCTCCCGCACGCCCGACTACATGTTGCGGGTGCAGGGTGATTCGATGATCGAGGACGGCATTCTCGACGGCGATCTGGTCGGCGTGCGGCGCAACCCCGAGGCGCTTAACGGCCAGATCGTGGTGGCGCGACTCGACGGCGAGGTCACCATCAAACGCTTCGAGCGGATCGGCGATGAGGTTCGCCTGTTGCCGCGCAACCCGGCGTACCAGCCGATTGTGGTGCGGGCCGATCAGGACCTGGCCATCGAAGGGGTGTTCTGCGGTCTGGTGAGGCAAGGCTGA
- a CDS encoding LysR family transcriptional regulator codes for MDKLGALKMFVVTAQLGSFSRAAEQLGKTPSALTKAVNHLESELGARLFERSTRRILLTEIGRLYLETARQVLQRLDEASEEIEQLQHGLRGSLKITAPLAYGRAFLDQVCDGFLQQYPQISLQVDLCDEFVNLLESGYDLALREGHDDLPGLIARVVGSNRLALCGSPEYLARKGLPVTPQTLDQHEWLLYRHPLLSREFWWAERDGQRLSLAQPAAPLLRSDNYDLLLASALAGRGLLHTPLWSAAPYIADGRLVRVMADYEIDPDSFGPHILAVYPSHRRATAKVVAFIDYIEEFLAERGLS; via the coding sequence ATGGACAAGCTGGGTGCACTGAAAATGTTCGTGGTCACCGCGCAGCTCGGCAGTTTCAGCCGCGCTGCCGAGCAACTGGGCAAGACCCCGTCGGCCCTGACCAAAGCGGTCAATCATCTGGAATCCGAGCTCGGTGCGCGGTTGTTTGAACGCAGCACGCGGCGGATTCTGCTGACCGAAATCGGCCGGCTCTATCTGGAAACCGCACGCCAGGTGTTGCAACGGCTGGACGAGGCCAGCGAGGAAATCGAGCAGTTGCAGCACGGCCTGCGCGGCAGCCTGAAAATCACCGCACCGCTGGCTTACGGGCGGGCGTTTCTCGATCAGGTGTGTGACGGCTTTTTGCAGCAATACCCGCAGATCAGCCTGCAAGTGGATTTGTGCGACGAGTTCGTCAATCTGCTGGAAAGCGGCTACGACCTGGCGTTGCGTGAGGGCCATGACGACTTGCCGGGGCTGATTGCGCGGGTGGTCGGCAGCAATCGTCTTGCGCTGTGCGGCAGCCCCGAATACCTGGCGCGCAAGGGCTTGCCGGTGACACCGCAAACCCTCGATCAGCATGAATGGCTGCTGTATCGGCATCCGTTGCTCAGCCGCGAATTCTGGTGGGCTGAGCGCGACGGTCAGCGTTTGAGTCTGGCGCAACCGGCGGCGCCGCTGTTGCGCAGCGACAATTACGACCTGCTGCTGGCCAGCGCCCTGGCCGGGCGCGGCTTGCTGCACACGCCATTGTGGAGCGCCGCGCCGTACATCGCCGACGGGCGACTGGTGCGGGTGATGGCTGATTACGAGATCGACCCGGACAGCTTCGGCCCGCACATTCTGGCGGTGTACCCGAGCCATCGGCGGGCGACGGCCAAGGTTGTGGCGTTCATTGATTACATCGAGGAGTTTCTGGCGGAGCGCGGTTTGAGCTGA